A single Bosea sp. PAMC 26642 DNA region contains:
- a CDS encoding phosphatidylserine decarboxylase, translating into MSLVDSVRKVIVPIHKEGYVFIAIGLVASLVLGHLWTPFGWIGAIITLWICYFFRDPVRITPQREGLVISPADGRVSQIALALPPPELNLPAEPMTRISIFMNVFDCHVNRAPVSGRIVKMAYTPGLFLNAELDKASDDNERNALAIETTAGIVGVVQIAGLIARRIVPFVKEGEAIATGERFGLIRFGSRVDVYLPVSVIPLVGEGQTAIAGETVLADFSGSELIPRPFKGI; encoded by the coding sequence ATGTCGCTCGTCGATTCCGTCCGCAAGGTGATCGTGCCCATCCACAAGGAGGGCTATGTCTTCATCGCCATCGGGCTCGTGGCCTCGCTCGTGCTCGGGCATCTCTGGACGCCGTTCGGCTGGATCGGCGCGATCATCACGCTCTGGATCTGCTATTTCTTCCGTGATCCGGTCCGCATCACCCCGCAGCGCGAGGGGCTGGTGATCTCGCCGGCCGATGGCCGCGTCAGCCAGATCGCCCTGGCCCTGCCGCCGCCGGAACTCAACCTCCCGGCCGAGCCGATGACGCGCATCTCGATTTTCATGAACGTCTTCGACTGCCATGTGAACCGCGCGCCCGTCTCGGGCCGGATCGTCAAGATGGCCTATACGCCGGGCTTGTTCCTCAACGCCGAGCTCGACAAGGCCAGCGACGACAACGAGCGCAACGCGCTGGCGATTGAAACCACGGCCGGCATCGTCGGCGTCGTCCAGATTGCGGGCCTGATCGCGCGCCGCATCGTGCCCTTCGTCAAGGAGGGCGAGGCGATCGCGACCGGCGAGCGCTTCGGCCTGATCCGCTTCGGCTCCCGCGTCGACGTCTACCTGCCGGTCAGCGTGATCCCGTTGGTGGGCGAGGGCCAGACCGCCATCGCCGGTGAGACGGTGCTGGCCGATTTTTCCGGCAGCGAACTGATTCCGCGGCCGTTCAAAGGGATTTGA
- a CDS encoding CDP-alcohol phosphatidyltransferase family protein, whose protein sequence is MSDLFPPFEPERAESKRARFKPIPFRLIAPNVVTLLALCLGLTAMRLVVEAKFEMATICILIAAALDGVDGRLARMLKGTSRFGAELDSLSDFVNFGVATGYVLWIFVLHDLKSFGWIIVLTLACAMALRLARFNVMIDDPDRPDWQKNFFVGMPAPAGAITAMLPLYLQFIGLPVSEYGAPFVGLYILFIAFLTISRIPCYAGKTLGTRIPRDRVLPIFVAVVVVAGLLFAYPFEMLALVVVAYLALIPVSAARYRKLEREHAALPEGPVAGPETPADVV, encoded by the coding sequence ATGAGCGACCTGTTTCCCCCTTTCGAGCCCGAGCGCGCCGAATCCAAGCGCGCCCGCTTCAAGCCCATCCCGTTCCGCCTGATCGCGCCCAACGTCGTGACGCTGCTCGCTTTGTGCCTGGGCCTGACCGCGATGCGCCTCGTCGTCGAGGCCAAATTCGAGATGGCCACGATCTGCATCCTGATCGCAGCCGCGCTCGACGGCGTCGACGGGCGCTTGGCGCGTATGCTCAAGGGCACCTCGCGCTTCGGCGCCGAGCTCGATTCGCTGTCGGATTTCGTCAATTTCGGCGTCGCCACCGGCTATGTGCTGTGGATCTTCGTCCTGCACGACCTGAAATCCTTCGGCTGGATCATCGTTCTGACGCTGGCCTGCGCCATGGCGCTCAGGCTCGCGCGCTTCAACGTCATGATCGACGATCCCGACCGGCCCGACTGGCAGAAGAACTTCTTCGTCGGAATGCCTGCGCCGGCCGGTGCCATCACCGCCATGCTGCCGCTCTATCTGCAGTTCATCGGCCTGCCGGTCAGCGAATACGGCGCGCCATTCGTCGGCCTCTACATCCTCTTCATCGCCTTCCTGACGATCTCGCGCATCCCCTGCTATGCCGGCAAGACGCTGGGCACGCGCATCCCGCGCGACCGCGTGCTGCCGATCTTCGTGGCGGTCGTGGTCGTGGCGGGGCTGCTCTTCGCCTATCCGTTCGAGATGCTGGCGCTGGTCGTGGTCGCCTATCTGGCACTGATTCCCGTCAGCGCGGCACGCTACCGCAAGCTCGAACGCGAGCACGCCGCATTGCCGGAAGGCCCTGTCGCCGGGCCGGAGACGCCCGCCGACGTGGTTTGA
- a CDS encoding Maf-like protein codes for MLVLASASPRRLALLEQAGLKPDAMLPADLDETPLKGERPRDLSRRLAREKAQAAADGAKSRPDLEGCYIVAADTVVAVGRRILPKAEIVDEAAACLRLLSGRAHRVYTSVAVVTPGGTIRDRIVETRLRFKRLSNEDLEMYLASGEWRGKAGGYAIQGIAGSFVVKLVGSYTAVVGLPLYETVNLLGGEGFPVRFGWMNVG; via the coding sequence ATGCTGGTGCTCGCCTCGGCTTCGCCGCGCCGGCTCGCACTTCTGGAGCAGGCCGGCCTGAAGCCGGACGCCATGCTGCCCGCCGATCTCGACGAGACCCCGCTCAAGGGCGAGCGCCCCCGCGACCTCTCGCGCCGCCTCGCCCGCGAAAAGGCGCAAGCCGCCGCCGATGGCGCCAAGAGCCGGCCCGATCTCGAAGGCTGCTACATCGTCGCCGCCGACACCGTCGTCGCGGTCGGCCGCCGCATCCTGCCCAAGGCCGAGATCGTCGACGAGGCCGCCGCCTGCCTGCGCCTGCTGTCTGGCCGCGCCCACCGGGTCTACACCTCCGTCGCCGTGGTCACGCCCGGCGGCACGATCCGCGACCGCATCGTCGAGACGAGGCTTCGCTTCAAGCGGCTCTCGAACGAGGATCTGGAGATGTATCTCGCCTCCGGCGAATGGCGCGGCAAGGCGGGCGGCTACGCCATCCAGGGCATCGCCGGCTCCTTCGTGGTCAAGCTCGTCGGCTCCTACACCGCCGTCGTCGGCCTGCCGCTCTACGAGACGGTCAACCTGCTCGGTGGGGAGGGCTTTCCGGTGCGGTTCGGCTGGATGAATGTGGGGTGA
- a CDS encoding rhomboid family intramembrane serine protease, producing the protein MDLTPVWVKGGATRRAVALLIDLLIVMIVAQGLTALLYPAAGGRVIDSTGFLVDCRPAPRPADVVLPPGFDAMADDDCTRSWFGLPVMRAHVVTGRSSGPALKISLTRILDADRAAAVTFDVASLHGLLLVLMRWLVERQGGSSPGRLLMGLRLIPLVPDTTDAERRRALSRRYLVFAFPLAIPAILAALIFAAAQVGLQAPDEALSALVGLAQLPSSVAVVAAMLAVARRRDAFYDAAAGTTVVQLVEGARQVDPEERAAPAGGRSVPAVTLRGSAMALTLGLLLTGVFIGEAAFSYATSGQFAITPQTIILWGGTSYELVVQAGQWYRLALAPFLHWGAFHLFANLALLLAAGLLIEPLLGAGWLLAVFLLGGMAASAASVAFGTTGLLAAGASGALMALTGAGLVMSSVLPDGARRLGLQALCIAVLLQAVLLKGQIGPHMVDQAAHLGGALAGVALGFGLRALWRSGQDGLRLGWPAGACAAALAALTFVSVSQAGFGDVPLVRLQIPQDQLPKTDDEWAARAGELVRRFPRDPRSHLAAAIAAGSDNAARDAALAALDHAYAGAPAGEAARWRRNALVIVGKTRRKAYDFDAAKELFGRAILAGFTPDASLLGLRADAAQALGQFDAAKADLEAQLRLQPDNLAALNALAALLSAMGDQRAALEKADEVLLRQPDSVSAQRQRGWFLLLDGRYAEAVPVLEIAARLAPSDAYSALWLHLASLRAGQGGRIAEASASIAADAWPAPVLHYFRSEIDEKALIATAADRDPVKAREQVCEAHFYIGERHLANRDPARADSYLFVARMNCPKTFYEWAGARAELRRLGQ; encoded by the coding sequence ATGGATCTGACACCCGTCTGGGTGAAGGGCGGGGCGACGCGGCGCGCCGTCGCGCTCCTGATCGACCTGCTGATCGTGATGATCGTTGCGCAGGGGCTGACGGCGCTGCTCTATCCAGCTGCGGGCGGCCGGGTCATCGACAGCACGGGATTTCTGGTCGATTGCCGGCCGGCGCCGCGCCCGGCGGACGTCGTGCTGCCGCCCGGCTTTGACGCCATGGCGGACGACGACTGCACGCGCAGCTGGTTCGGCCTGCCGGTGATGCGGGCGCATGTCGTGACCGGCCGGAGCAGCGGGCCGGCCCTCAAGATCTCGCTCACGCGCATCCTCGACGCTGATCGCGCGGCGGCCGTGACCTTCGACGTCGCGAGCCTGCACGGGCTGCTGCTTGTCCTGATGCGATGGCTGGTCGAGCGCCAGGGCGGCTCGTCGCCGGGGCGCTTGCTCATGGGGCTGCGGCTCATCCCGCTCGTCCCGGACACGACCGACGCCGAACGGCGCCGGGCGCTGTCCCGCCGCTATCTCGTGTTCGCGTTCCCGCTGGCGATCCCCGCCATCCTGGCCGCGCTGATCTTCGCCGCCGCGCAGGTCGGCCTGCAGGCACCTGACGAGGCGCTGTCCGCGCTCGTCGGGCTCGCCCAATTGCCGTCGAGCGTCGCCGTCGTCGCCGCCATGCTCGCGGTGGCCCGGCGCCGGGACGCCTTCTACGACGCCGCGGCCGGCACGACCGTCGTGCAGCTGGTCGAGGGAGCCCGTCAGGTCGATCCGGAGGAACGGGCGGCACCTGCCGGCGGCAGGTCCGTCCCTGCTGTCACGCTGCGTGGCAGCGCGATGGCGCTCACGCTCGGCCTCCTGCTGACCGGCGTCTTCATCGGCGAGGCTGCATTCTCCTACGCGACGAGCGGGCAGTTCGCGATCACGCCGCAAACGATCATCCTGTGGGGCGGGACCTCCTATGAACTCGTCGTGCAGGCCGGCCAATGGTATCGGCTCGCGCTGGCGCCGTTCCTCCACTGGGGCGCCTTCCACCTTTTCGCCAATCTCGCGCTGCTGCTGGCGGCCGGGCTGCTGATCGAGCCGCTGCTCGGCGCCGGCTGGCTGCTGGCGGTGTTCCTGCTCGGCGGAATGGCCGCCTCCGCCGCGTCGGTCGCCTTCGGCACGACCGGCCTGCTGGCGGCGGGTGCGTCCGGTGCGCTGATGGCGCTGACCGGCGCCGGCCTCGTCATGAGCTCGGTGCTGCCGGACGGAGCCCGCCGGCTCGGGCTGCAGGCGTTGTGCATCGCAGTGCTGTTGCAGGCCGTTCTTCTGAAAGGGCAGATCGGGCCGCACATGGTCGATCAGGCCGCGCATCTCGGCGGCGCGCTGGCGGGCGTGGCGCTGGGCTTCGGCCTGCGCGCGCTCTGGCGCAGCGGGCAGGACGGCTTGCGCCTCGGCTGGCCGGCCGGCGCCTGCGCGGCCGCGCTGGCGGCTCTCACCTTCGTCTCGGTTTCGCAGGCCGGCTTCGGCGACGTGCCGCTGGTCAGGCTCCAGATACCGCAAGATCAACTGCCGAAGACCGATGACGAGTGGGCGGCGCGCGCCGGCGAACTTGTCCGTCGCTTTCCGCGCGATCCGCGCAGCCATCTTGCAGCCGCCATCGCCGCCGGCAGCGACAATGCGGCGCGGGACGCCGCACTCGCGGCGCTCGACCATGCCTATGCCGGCGCTCCGGCCGGGGAGGCGGCCCGCTGGCGCCGGAACGCACTCGTGATCGTCGGCAAGACGCGCCGCAAGGCCTATGACTTCGACGCCGCTAAGGAGCTTTTCGGCCGTGCGATCCTCGCCGGCTTCACACCGGATGCAAGCCTGCTCGGGCTCCGCGCTGATGCCGCGCAGGCACTCGGCCAGTTCGACGCCGCGAAAGCCGATCTCGAAGCCCAGTTGCGGCTGCAGCCAGACAACCTCGCGGCGCTCAACGCACTCGCCGCCCTGCTCTCGGCCATGGGCGATCAGCGGGCGGCGCTCGAGAAGGCGGACGAGGTGCTGCTGCGCCAGCCGGACAGTGTCTCGGCGCAGCGCCAGCGCGGCTGGTTCCTGTTGCTGGACGGACGCTATGCCGAAGCGGTCCCAGTGCTCGAGATCGCGGCGCGCCTGGCGCCGAGCGACGCCTATTCGGCGCTGTGGCTTCACCTCGCATCGCTCAGGGCCGGGCAGGGCGGGCGGATCGCGGAAGCTTCGGCGTCGATCGCGGCCGATGCCTGGCCCGCTCCGGTGCTGCATTATTTCCGCAGCGAAATCGACGAGAAGGCGCTGATCGCCACGGCCGCCGACCGGGATCCGGTCAAGGCCCGCGAGCAGGTCTGCGAGGCGCATTTCTACATCGGCGAGCGCCATCTCGCTAATCGGGATCCGGCACGCGCCGACAGCTATCTCTTCGTCGCCCGGATGAACTGCCCCAAGACCTTCTACGAATGGGCCGGTGCCCGGGCCGAGCTGCGGCGCCTCGGCCAGTGA
- a CDS encoding SDR family NAD(P)-dependent oxidoreductase, whose product MAGRLRGKVAIVAGAGSVGPGWGNGKATATIFAREGARVICADIDRVAAEETAAIIQNEGGQAFAVEADVTSDEQVADLVGRTLGRYGRIDILDNNVGIAEIGSVLDLTEEAWERAFRVNLTGAVLAMKHVIPVMQRQFAESGEGGSIINISSTASLRHTGVPYASLAATKSALNQLSRNTAVEFAAQKIRVNTILPGLIKTPRVALSSGLARIYGEGDVEAMWAARDAQVPMGHMGEAWDVAYAALFLASDEARYVTGLELVVDGGITLKYG is encoded by the coding sequence ATGGCGGGACGACTCAGGGGCAAGGTTGCGATCGTGGCCGGTGCGGGCTCGGTCGGGCCCGGCTGGGGCAACGGCAAGGCGACCGCGACGATCTTCGCCCGCGAAGGCGCCAGGGTGATCTGCGCCGACATCGACCGTGTGGCCGCCGAGGAGACTGCCGCCATCATCCAGAACGAGGGCGGCCAGGCCTTCGCGGTCGAGGCGGACGTCACCAGCGACGAGCAGGTCGCCGATCTCGTCGGCCGCACGCTCGGCCGCTATGGCCGCATCGACATCCTCGACAACAATGTCGGCATCGCCGAGATCGGCAGCGTGCTCGACCTGACGGAGGAGGCGTGGGAGCGCGCCTTCCGGGTCAATCTCACAGGCGCCGTGCTGGCGATGAAGCACGTCATCCCGGTGATGCAGCGCCAGTTCGCCGAAAGCGGGGAGGGCGGCTCGATCATCAACATCTCCTCGACCGCCTCGCTGCGCCACACCGGCGTGCCCTATGCCAGCCTGGCGGCGACAAAATCGGCGCTGAACCAGCTCAGCCGCAACACCGCCGTCGAATTTGCCGCCCAGAAGATCCGCGTCAACACCATCCTGCCCGGCCTGATCAAGACGCCGCGCGTCGCGTTGTCGAGCGGGCTCGCCCGGATCTATGGCGAGGGCGATGTCGAGGCGATGTGGGCCGCCCGTGACGCGCAGGTGCCGATGGGCCATATGGGCGAGGCCTGGGACGTCGCTTACGCGGCGCTCTTCCTTGCCAGCGACGAAGCGCGCTATGTCACCGGGCTCGAACTCGTCGTCGATGGAGGCATCACGCTCAAATATGGCTGA
- the yacG gene encoding DNA gyrase inhibitor YacG encodes MAEPIKPAPTLKPCAICGKPAVARYKPFCSTRCADLDLGRWLKGSYVIPGEPVDEAEAGKPGGRSDDGE; translated from the coding sequence ATGGCTGAACCGATCAAGCCGGCCCCGACCCTGAAACCCTGCGCGATCTGCGGCAAGCCGGCCGTGGCCCGCTACAAGCCCTTCTGCAGCACCCGCTGCGCCGATCTCGACCTCGGCCGCTGGCTGAAGGGCAGCTATGTGATTCCCGGCGAGCCCGTCGATGAGGCCGAAGCCGGAAAGCCCGGCGGCCGCAGCGACGATGGCGAGTGA
- a CDS encoding S24 family peptidase encodes MEPEIHDGAPMLFDRAAAIRVGDIVAVWFRPECTPPGSHQIIVKRLVRGLPEGMTLPGNRSSSASIRVAMRNPRAEWDIPVRRLLGLVRCLGPVPADIARISMSDDQVRAAFPRS; translated from the coding sequence ATGGAGCCCGAGATCCACGACGGCGCACCCATGCTGTTCGACCGGGCGGCCGCCATCCGCGTCGGCGATATCGTCGCCGTCTGGTTTCGCCCTGAATGCACGCCGCCCGGATCGCATCAGATCATCGTCAAGCGACTGGTTCGCGGACTGCCTGAGGGAATGACCCTTCCCGGCAATCGCAGCAGCAGCGCCAGCATCCGCGTCGCGATGCGCAATCCCCGCGCGGAATGGGACATCCCCGTTCGGCGGCTGCTTGGGCTGGTCCGATGCCTTGGCCCCGTGCCCGCCGACATCGCGCGCATTTCCATGAGCGACGACCAAGTCCGGGCCGCGTTTCCACGCTCCTGA
- a CDS encoding DUF3102 domain-containing protein → MFASAKTKVPPTDRRDDQGTPAAIGDLFDMSAPAITTPASVPKGFDYAAFPAEHVEGARECAAWVRDTLGKLEAHTIETMTVVGLRLKEAKDAVGHGGFMEWVKTECGLSQKTANRAMDLAQTFDLDQIRHVTNLPQTLVYEVAASSTPETIKSEVRAKIAAGTPIERRELEVQIAKAKTDAAIFKARSRGGKPATAENIAAYQKRSEATERRNRLTYLDEQDEAARARAHMLEDSRQIVAKVIARMPASELEAIRSDLSRSPRAKVEMLAQALREELLPGEREERDATEARSAANRQLEREKMRLAK, encoded by the coding sequence GTGTTTGCTTCAGCCAAGACCAAGGTGCCGCCGACTGACCGGCGAGACGATCAAGGTACGCCCGCAGCGATCGGAGACTTGTTCGATATGAGCGCCCCAGCCATCACGACGCCCGCCTCAGTCCCAAAGGGCTTCGACTACGCGGCATTTCCAGCCGAGCACGTGGAGGGCGCGCGCGAGTGCGCAGCGTGGGTCCGTGACACACTCGGTAAGCTGGAGGCCCATACGATCGAAACCATGACCGTGGTCGGCTTGCGGCTCAAAGAGGCCAAGGATGCGGTCGGCCACGGCGGATTCATGGAGTGGGTGAAAACCGAGTGCGGACTCAGCCAGAAGACCGCAAACCGAGCCATGGACCTCGCGCAAACATTTGACTTAGACCAAATTCGTCACGTGACGAATTTGCCCCAGACGCTGGTCTATGAGGTGGCGGCGTCATCAACCCCCGAAACGATCAAGAGCGAGGTCAGGGCCAAGATTGCCGCCGGCACTCCCATTGAGCGGCGAGAGCTTGAGGTCCAGATCGCCAAGGCCAAGACGGATGCCGCGATATTCAAAGCAAGGTCGCGGGGAGGCAAACCCGCCACTGCGGAAAACATCGCCGCATATCAAAAGCGTTCCGAGGCTACGGAGCGGCGTAACCGCCTCACCTATCTCGACGAGCAAGACGAGGCAGCTAGGGCAAGAGCGCATATGTTGGAAGATTCACGACAGATCGTCGCCAAGGTCATTGCCCGCATGCCGGCCTCCGAACTTGAAGCGATCAGGTCTGATCTATCCCGCTCACCCCGCGCCAAAGTCGAAATGCTGGCGCAGGCGCTGCGCGAAGAGTTGCTTCCTGGCGAGCGCGAGGAACGGGACGCCACCGAAGCGCGATCAGCCGCCAATCGTCAGCTAGAGCGAGAAAAAATGCGGCTGGCGAAGTAA
- a CDS encoding MucR family transcriptional regulator — MTEDKSSLIELAAGIVASYVEHNSVTAADLPELIQSTHAALAKLREPEKAPTTEAPIPAISIRKSVTPDFIVCLEDGKQFKSLKRHLMTSYNMTPDQYRVRWGLSAAYPMVAPNYAKQRSELAKHMRLGQKGRA; from the coding sequence ATGACCGAAGATAAATCGTCTTTGATCGAGTTAGCAGCTGGCATCGTTGCCTCGTATGTCGAGCACAACAGCGTCACCGCAGCCGACTTGCCAGAGCTGATCCAAAGCACGCATGCAGCGCTCGCCAAGCTCAGGGAGCCGGAAAAAGCGCCTACTACCGAGGCTCCCATTCCCGCTATATCGATCAGGAAGTCGGTGACCCCGGACTTCATCGTCTGCCTTGAAGACGGCAAGCAGTTCAAATCGCTCAAGCGCCACCTGATGACGAGCTACAATATGACCCCCGATCAGTATCGCGTGCGATGGGGCCTGTCCGCCGCCTATCCGATGGTGGCGCCGAACTATGCCAAGCAGCGTTCGGAATTGGCGAAGCACATGCGTCTCGGGCAAAAGGGGCGAGCGTAA
- a CDS encoding DUF5681 domain-containing protein has product MRVAFGAGKDRWRVDERKLCHGRMGDDARARLMARHADKTAKEQRGTPFAPGASPNPSGRPKGSRNKVTLAIEALLDGEAEALTRKAIELAKAGDMQALRLCMDRLAPARKDRPVSFELPPIESVDDLPKATQALMSAVACGDLTPSEAAELGKLVDAHVKAIEVTDLSRRLDALEGLRT; this is encoded by the coding sequence ATGCGCGTTGCGTTCGGCGCCGGCAAGGACCGCTGGCGCGTTGATGAGCGCAAGCTTTGCCATGGTCGCATGGGCGATGATGCGAGGGCTCGTCTGATGGCTCGCCACGCTGATAAAACAGCGAAAGAACAGCGGGGCACTCCGTTTGCCCCCGGCGCGTCTCCGAACCCGTCAGGACGCCCGAAAGGCTCACGCAACAAGGTGACGCTTGCGATCGAGGCGCTTCTCGACGGCGAGGCGGAGGCCCTGACGCGCAAGGCGATCGAGTTGGCGAAGGCAGGCGACATGCAGGCGCTGCGGCTTTGTATGGACCGTCTGGCACCTGCCCGGAAGGACCGTCCGGTGTCGTTCGAGCTGCCGCCGATCGAAAGTGTCGACGACCTTCCGAAGGCGACGCAGGCCCTCATGTCTGCTGTTGCCTGCGGAGACCTCACGCCTTCCGAGGCAGCCGAACTCGGAAAGCTCGTTGATGCCCATGTGAAAGCGATTGAGGTCACCGATCTTTCCCGTCGCCTCGATGCTCTGGAGGGATTGCGGACATGA
- a CDS encoding cold-shock protein: MASGTVKWFNSTKGFGFIQPDDGGQDVFVHISAVERAGLRDLSDGQKISYEIVADKRSGKSSAENLKAD; the protein is encoded by the coding sequence ATGGCTAGCGGTACAGTAAAATGGTTCAACTCGACCAAAGGATTTGGCTTCATTCAGCCCGATGATGGCGGACAAGATGTTTTTGTCCACATCAGCGCGGTAGAGCGAGCCGGTCTTCGCGATCTGAGCGACGGGCAGAAAATATCATACGAGATTGTCGCAGATAAGCGTTCGGGAAAATCGTCGGCTGAAAATTTGAAGGCTGATTGA
- a CDS encoding PepSY domain-containing protein translates to MIRRTMIAAVMAIALSPMTMVSAQTIELGPNGLRVNPPEPIIEFPDRPPPRFEDEGISEFDAVRIARREGLERVERVRQGRRGWVVVGIDVNGDDIRVIIRRDGEIIDVQRE, encoded by the coding sequence ATGATTCGAAGAACTATGATTGCAGCGGTGATGGCGATTGCGCTCTCGCCGATGACCATGGTCAGTGCGCAGACCATCGAGCTCGGCCCCAATGGGCTACGTGTCAATCCTCCTGAGCCGATCATTGAGTTTCCCGACCGTCCTCCGCCTCGTTTTGAAGATGAAGGTATCTCTGAGTTCGACGCTGTCCGCATTGCTAGGCGCGAAGGATTGGAACGTGTTGAACGCGTGCGTCAGGGCCGGCGAGGCTGGGTAGTCGTTGGCATCGACGTGAATGGCGACGACATCCGCGTGATCATCAGGCGCGACGGGGAGATTATAGACGTCCAGCGGGAATAA
- a CDS encoding DUF4337 domain-containing protein translates to MAHIPEATDGKNKRIGLLIAVLALALAFSEIGGKNAEQDALAKNVEASNLWAFFQAKTIRGTTLRTAAEAMEVDLAGVTDAASRDRMQKRIASWQSTVARYESEPETNEGRKELMVRAKAAEAQRDISSARDDKYDVVSGLFQIAIVVSSAAIITGVTMLAFTGAGLGVLGLALMAVAHFAPTALF, encoded by the coding sequence ATGGCGCATATTCCTGAAGCCACGGACGGCAAAAACAAGCGCATCGGCCTGCTGATCGCCGTCTTGGCGCTGGCGCTCGCTTTCTCCGAGATCGGCGGCAAGAATGCCGAGCAGGACGCGCTTGCCAAGAATGTCGAGGCCTCGAACCTGTGGGCGTTCTTCCAGGCCAAGACGATCCGCGGCACTACGCTTCGTACGGCGGCGGAGGCGATGGAGGTCGATCTGGCAGGTGTGACCGACGCTGCGAGCCGTGATCGCATGCAGAAGCGCATTGCCTCCTGGCAATCGACCGTGGCGCGCTACGAGAGCGAGCCTGAGACGAACGAGGGGCGCAAGGAGCTGATGGTCCGTGCCAAGGCGGCCGAGGCCCAACGCGACATCTCCTCAGCGCGCGATGACAAATACGATGTCGTCTCCGGCCTGTTTCAAATCGCGATTGTGGTCTCGTCGGCTGCAATCATCACCGGCGTGACCATGCTCGCCTTCACCGGCGCAGGGCTTGGCGTGCTTGGGCTCGCACTGATGGCGGTTGCGCATTTCGCCCCTACGGCGCTGTTCTGA
- a CDS encoding general stress protein, producing the protein MNRTITRSYDNYETAAEVVDDLEDAGISSSDISVVGHDERAKDSNAAEGAGIGAGVGGAAGLLAGLGLLAIPGVGPVVAAGWLAATAAGAVAGAATGGLIGSFTSAGVDEDEAHYYAETVRRGGTVVSVKASDEHAGTVEKIMDEATPIDREARTAQYRQEGWTRFDENADPYDREATASGRMKPPVI; encoded by the coding sequence ATGAACCGCACGATCACCCGCTCCTACGACAACTATGAAACCGCAGCCGAAGTCGTCGATGATCTCGAAGACGCCGGCATCTCTTCGTCCGACATCAGCGTCGTCGGTCATGACGAACGCGCCAAGGACAGCAACGCCGCAGAAGGCGCGGGCATCGGTGCCGGCGTTGGTGGCGCGGCCGGCCTGCTCGCCGGTCTCGGCCTGCTGGCCATCCCCGGCGTCGGTCCAGTCGTCGCTGCCGGTTGGCTTGCCGCCACAGCTGCTGGAGCGGTTGCAGGCGCCGCCACCGGAGGCCTCATCGGCTCGTTCACCAGCGCCGGCGTCGACGAGGACGAGGCCCACTACTACGCGGAGACCGTCCGTCGCGGCGGCACCGTCGTGTCGGTTAAGGCTTCCGACGAGCACGCCGGCACGGTCGAGAAGATCATGGACGAGGCCACCCCGATCGATCGGGAGGCCCGCACGGCCCAGTATCGCCAGGAAGGCTGGACCCGCTTCGACGAGAACGCCGATCCCTACGATCGCGAGGCAACCGCGTCGGGCCGCATGAAGCCGCCGGTCATCTGA
- a CDS encoding PepSY domain-containing protein — MKKLIIASLIATATSFGAMAQTSTTSPAPTPAPADANAPLPGANSFTEGQAKSRLEANGYTDVTDLKKDDNGVWKGMAMNAGAKVSVSVDYRGNIVKN; from the coding sequence ATGAAAAAGCTGATCATCGCTTCGTTGATCGCCACGGCAACCTCCTTCGGCGCCATGGCCCAGACGTCCACCACCTCGCCGGCGCCGACGCCCGCGCCGGCCGACGCCAACGCCCCGCTGCCGGGCGCCAATAGCTTCACCGAGGGCCAGGCCAAGAGCCGCCTGGAGGCCAACGGCTACACCGACGTGACCGACCTGAAGAAGGACGACAACGGCGTCTGGAAGGGCATGGCCATGAACGCCGGCGCCAAGGTCAGCGTCTCCGTCGACTATCGCGGCAACATCGTCAAGAACTGA